One stretch of Lagenorhynchus albirostris chromosome 13, mLagAlb1.1, whole genome shotgun sequence DNA includes these proteins:
- the LOC132531968 gene encoding large ribosomal subunit protein eL36-like, which translates to MALRYPMAVGLNRSHKVAENVSKPRHSRCHGPLTKHTEFVQDMIQEVCGFASYERRAMELLKVSKDKRAFKFIKKRVGGHICAKRKREELSNVLAAMRKAAAKKD; encoded by the coding sequence ATGGCTCTGCGCTACCCCATGGCTGTGGGCCTCAACAGGAGCCACAAGGTGGCCGAGAACGTGAGCAAGCCGAGGCACAGCCGCTGCCACGGGCCCCTCACCAAGCACACCGAGTTTGTGCAGGACATGATCCAGGAGGTGTGCGGCTTCGCCTCTTATGAACGGCGGGCCATGGAGCTGCTCAAGGTCTCCAAGGACAAGCGGGCCTTCAAGTTCATCAAGAAAAGGGTGGGGGGACACATCTGTgccaagaggaagagagaggagctgAGCAATGTCCTGGCCGCCATGAGGAAGGCAGCAGCCAAGAAGGACTGA